Proteins co-encoded in one Salvia splendens isolate huo1 chromosome 4, SspV2, whole genome shotgun sequence genomic window:
- the LOC121799985 gene encoding uncharacterized protein LOC121799985, producing the protein MEIFTTKSVPNTSPIFPIPQHFTDYGFEPQLHYFQVLEEARKQKRERSIDLHLKLQKPISKDESSKKIKKTKKRWWRNALRFFKPPKGAPPAAANHDGRCCYRISSPIYITESRSGASTPYRRPGEAAGVPYFSLRELNAAEGHRISAAEMPIYLVT; encoded by the exons ATGGAGATTTTCACAACAAAATCAGTGCCCAACACTTCCCCCATTTTCCCCATTCCTCAACACTTTACCGACTACGGCTTTGAACCTCAACTCCACTACTTTCAG GTTTTGGAAGAAGCTCGGAAGCAGAAGAGGGAGAGATCCATAGACCTCCATTTGAAGCTGCAGAAGCCCATCTCCAAAGACGAATCCTccaagaaaatcaagaagaccAAGAAACGGTGGTGGCGCAACGCCCTTCGCTTCTTCAAGCCCCCCAAAGGGGCGCCTCCCGCCGCCGCCAATCACGACGGCCGCTGCTGCTACCGCATTTCGAGCCCGATTTACATCACCGAGAGCAGGAGCGGCGCCTCTACCCCTTACAGGAGGCCCGGTGAGGCGGCGGGTGTCCCGTATTTCAGTCTCCGGGAGCTGAATGCGGCGGAAGGCCACCGGATTTCTGCGGCGGAGATGCCAATTTATTTGGTCACGTGA